A single region of the Gossypium arboreum isolate Shixiya-1 chromosome 12, ASM2569848v2, whole genome shotgun sequence genome encodes:
- the LOC108488449 gene encoding probable receptor-like protein kinase At4g10390 has product MASSLTTDKSKVIRTWILCVPNFVCWYCRSCPFPSIFLLPLFLSSSPLTFCVASTLPHTSGTDPPTPSFKTTQPHSHPQIDILITFSLVLVLALLFAMGFLFRFLKLRKLRRSKPTSAAQPEETESKGKDSVDGGGEGFVKKFSWDEIKNVTKDFSLVIGQGGFSNVYLANLSGNSRQGAVKVHIGGDRLNQVFKQELDILLRLRHDNIVKLLGYCNDLEEGAMVFEYIPNGNLQEKLHERNNDVLPWKTRTAIAYQLAQAIEFLHEKCTLQIIHGDIKASNILLDERFNCKLCDFGSAKMGFSSTVMPPSCSRTTKQVMIGSPGYTDPHYLRTGLASKKNDVYSLGVIILELVTGMEAFCPERGQLLTSIMAPNLKAISEVGTAVEVAELVDPRLGGEYDLDEAKAMVSIAGLCLHQSPTVRPSASQIMQIMKEKMGSIDLLLSPAKDCRRK; this is encoded by the exons ATGGCTTCATCTTTGACTACTGATAAATCTAAGGTTATAAGGACATGGATTTTATGTGTTCCAAATTTTGTCTGCTGGTACTGCCGTTCTTGTCCCTTCCCATCCATTTTCTTACTACCATTGTTCCTTTCATCTTCTCCACTCACTTTCTGCGTCGCTTCCACTCTTCCCCACACTTCCGGTACTGACCCACCGACACCCTCTTTTAAAACAACCCAACCCCATTCTCACCCTCAAATCGACATCCTCATCACATTTTCTCTTGTCTTGGTTCTAGCCTTGTTGTTTGCCATGGGGTTCTTATTCAGATTCCTTAAACTCAGGAAACTCCGACGAAGTAAACCCACATCAGCCGCTCAACCTGAAGAAACCGAAAGCAAGGGAAAAGATTCCGTCGACGGGGGCGGTGAAGGGTTTGTTAAGAAATTCAGTTGGGATGAGATTAAGAATGTTACTAAAGATTTCTCACTTGTGATTGGTCAAGGAGGGTTTAGCAATGTCTACTTGGCTAACTTGTCTGGTAATTCAAGACAAGGAGCAGTTAAAGTCCACATCGGCGGTGATCGACTTAACCAAGTGTTTAAACAAGAACTGGATATTTTGCTCCGGCTCCGACACGACAACATCGTTAAACTTCTTGGTTACTGCAATGATCTAG aGGAAGGGGCCATGGTGTTTGAGTACATTCCTAATGGAAACTTACAAGAAAAGTTACACGAAAGGAATAACGATGTACTTCCATGGAAGACCCGCACCGCCATAGCTTATCAACTCGCTCAAGCAATCGAATTTTTACACGAAAAATGTACCCTCCAAATCATTCACGGCGATATTAAAGCTTCAAACATCTTGTTGGACGAGCGTTTTAATTGTAAGCTCTGTGATTTTGGGTCGGCGAAGATGGGTTTTTCGTCGACGGTGATGCCACCGTCGTGTTCCAGGACGACGAAGCAAGTGATGATAGGGTCACCGGGTTATACCGACCCTCATTACTTGAGAACCGGGTTGGCTTCCAAAAAGAACGATGTTTACAGCTTGGGTGTTATTATTTTAGAGCTTGTTACTGGGATGGAAGCTTTTTGTCCCGAAAGGGGACAATTATTGACGTCGATAATGGCGCCCAATTTAAAAGCCATTAGTGAAGTTGGGACGGCGGTGGAAGTGGCGGAGCTGGTGGATCCACGTTTGGGTGGAGAATATGATTTGGATGAAGCTAAGGCTATGGTTTCAATTGCTGGGCTTTGCCTTCACCAGTCGCCGACTGTTAGGCCATCAGCTTCGCAAATCATGCAAATAATGAAGGAGAAAATGGGTTCCATTGACTTACTCTTGTCGCCGGCCAAAGATTGCCGCCGTAAATAA
- the LOC108489570 gene encoding membrane protein of ER body-like protein isoform X3: MQSEITKTLTMEVSHQTVRNVEDQKGFGLSPAPVEHLHEEANVSFKHFEKEAKVDANVDLNGEIKEDLYCPNGSFKHIEEETKDANIDLIGEIEEDLMDLDVEGVLEKQNTHDLYCPNCNSCITKRVILVRRKPKVSMRHKPKRGKKPDLIPTSAGFVVSGDTPEIHSDPSPAAAPDEQDASREQEQKQEQEAFSCLSCFSVFIPIGNGCFKIFQFFRGGRQTEQPQSPQEIRQREHSESTQGTNLSENNLSPQGTNLSENTQSPSEINLEGETQSPQGISQNEYPETPQLISGNDDTQSPQKRSHDANMSSPQCINNNEDAQKPQDIIWNGGTQSPKKRNRDANMSSPQHINPNEDAQKARDVNRNEDTHSPQKISRNENAQNPQDVNQNDSKQRPQKIPTEKTNWILSIFGYYKSKGEYPPVQAGHAVSVQSAAVPTPSVINGEHIDATAIKLKEPGISDIFSSTDSSLLGKLKGECTVQKPDADLFQRNIGDNDIKDIETGLLEPLLHPSVEVPPSSQTITETEHRGTDAGEVREWEILKSIVYGGLIESITSLGVVSSAAGAGADTLNVLALGVANLIGGLIIICHNLRELKNDQPRASDVEEDRYQVLLGQRQNFKLHAFVAILSFLLFGLVPPVVYGFSFRNSDDKDFKLAAMAGASLICIILLALGKGHVRKPNRAYFRTVFYYLSLGITASGISYVVGQLLKKLAEQLGLFDSSSTVSMPFLETIPMEVGRASY, encoded by the exons ATGCAATCTGAAATTACAAAAACCTTGACCATGGAAGTCAGTCATCAAACGGTGAGAAATGTAGAGGATCAGAAAGGCTTTGGTTTGAGCCCTGCCCCGGTTGAACATTTACATGAAGAAGCAAATGTAAGCTTCAAGCATTTTGAGAAAGAGGCCAAAGTAGATGCCAATGTTGACTTAAATGGAGAAATCAAAGAGGATTTGTACTGTCCAAATGGAAGTTTCAAGCACATTGAGGAAGAAACCAAAGATGCTAACATTGACTTAATCGGAGAAATAGAAGAGGATTTGATGGACTTAGATGTTGAAGGGGTTTTAGAGAAACAAAATACACATGATTTGTACTGTCCAAATTGCAATTCTTGTATCACAAAAAGGGTGATCCTTGTTAGAAGAAAACCTAAAGTTTCAATGCGCCACAAACCAAAGCGTGGCAAAAAGCCGGATCTGATTCCTACTTCTGCAGGTTTTGTTGTCAGTGGTGACACACCTGAAATACATTCAGATCCTAGTCCAGCAGCAGCACCTGACGAGCAAGATGCCAGTAGAGAACAAGAACAAAAACAAGAACAAGAAGCATTCAGCTGCTTATCATGCTTCAGCGTTTTCATTCCTATAG gaaatggttgtttcAAGATCTTTCAGTTCTTCAGAGGGGGGAGACAGACTGAACAGCCCCAAAGTCCACAAGAGATAAGACAGAGGGAACACTCAGAAAGTACCCAAGGAACCAACCTGAGTGAAAACAATCTAAGTCCACAAGGAACAAACCTGAGTGAGAACACACAAAGTCCTTCAGAGATTAACTTGGAGGGAGAAACACAAAGTCCTCAAGGTATTAGCCAGAACGAATACCCAGAAACTCCTCAACTGATAAGTGGCAATGATGACACACAAAGTCCTCAGAAGAGAAGCCATGATGCAAACATGAGTAGTCCTCAATGTATAAACAATAATGAAGATGCACAAAAACCTCAAGATATAATCTGGAATGGAGGTACACAAAGTCCTAAAAAGAGAAACCGCGATGCTAACATGAGTAGTCCTCAACATATAAATCCTAATGAAGATGCACAAAAAGCTCGAGATGTAAACCGGAATGAAGATACACACAGTCCTCAAAAGATAAGCCGCAATGAAAATGCACAGAATCCACAGGATGTAAACCAGAATGACAGCAAGCAAAGACCTCAAAAGATACCTACAGAGAAAACAAATTGGATTTTATCTATTTTTGGATATTATAAGAGCAAAGGAG AATATCCACCTGTTCAAGCTGGTCATGCTGTATCAGTGCAAAGTGCTGCAGTGCCAACCCCATCAGTTATCAACGGTGAACATATAGATGCGACAGCTATAAAACTCAAAGAACCTGGAATAAGTGACATATTTTCCTCGACAGACAGCTCTCTACTTGGCAAGCTGAAAGGTGAATGTACAGTGCAGAAGCCAGATGCTGATTTGTTTCAGAGAAATATTG GTGACAATGACATAAAGGATATTGAAACTGGGTTACTCGAGCCATTATTACATCCCAGTGTGGAAGTGCCACCTTCGTCTCAAACAATAACAGAAACTGAACATAGAGGTACTGATGCTGGTGAAGTTCGTGAATGGGAAATTCTGAAAAGTATCGTCTATGGTGGATTAATTGAATCAATCACAAGTTTAGGGGTTGTGTCTTCTGCAGCCGGTGCTGGTGCCGATACAT TGAATGTTTTGGCTTTGGGAGTGGCAAATCTGATTGGAGGACTTATCATCATTTGCCATAAT CTTAGGGAACTGAAAAATGACCAACCTCGAGCTTCTGATGTTGAGGAAGATCGGTACCAAGTGCTGTTAGGACAGAGACAGAATTTCAAACTGCATGCATTTGTAGCTATTTTGTCATTCCTCTTATTTGGCTTGGTTCCTCCTGTCGTCTATGGCTTCTCGTTTCGCAATAGCGATGATAAAGACTTCAAGCTAGCAGCAATGGCCGGTGCTTCTCTAATATGCATCATTTTGCTTGCACTAGGGAAAGGTCATGTTAGAAAACCAAACCGAGCTTATTTCCGAACTGTATTTTATTACCTCAGCCTTGGGATAACGGCATCTGGCATCTCATACGTAGTTGGTCAACTGTTGAAAAAACTCGCCGAGCAGCTCGGTTTGTTCGACTCGAGTTCAACTGTCAGCATGCCCTTTTTGGAGACAATACCAATGGAGGTGGGAAGGGCATCCTATTGA
- the LOC108489570 gene encoding membrane protein of ER body-like protein isoform X2, producing the protein MDMVVEPQQQLDTKLVNKSSWLNQEDEEEEEVGVNLLARRSSSNHPPLSGVRADDEFEPEPVPVSAPTSGTASESSDQEEEDKGGVRNEEMRGEKGDGNSVYYDKIEGTESIDETYEMQSEITKTLTMEVSHQTVRNVEDQKGFGLSPAPVEHLHEEANVSFKHFEKEAKVDANVDLNGEIKEDLYCPNGSFKHIEEETKDANIDLIGEIEEDLMDLDVEGVLEKQNTHDLYCPNCNSCITKRVILVRRKPKVSMRHKPKRGKKPDLIPTSAGFVVSGDTPEIHSDPSPAAAPDEQDASREQEQKQEQEAFSCLSCFSVFIPIGNGCFKIFQFFRGGRQTEQPQSPQEIRQREHSESTQGTNLSENNLSPQGTNLSENTQSPSEINLEGETQSPQGISQNEYPETPQLISGNDDTQSPQKRSHDANMSSPQCINNNEDAQKPQDIIWNGGTQSPKKRNRDANMSSPQHINPNEDAQKARDVNRNEDTHSPQKISRNENAQNPQDVNQNDSKQRPQKIPTEKTNWILSIFGYYKSKGEYPPVQAGHAVSVQSAAVPTPSVINGEHIDATAIKLKEPGISDIFSSTDSSLLGKLKGECTVQKPDADLFQRNIGDNDIKDIETGLLEPLLHPSVEVPPSSQTITETEHRGTDAGEVREWEILKSIVYGGLIESITSLGVVSSAAGAGADTLNVLALGVANLIGGLIIICHNLRELKNDQPRASDVEEDRYQVLLGQRQNFKLHAFVAILSFLLFGLVPPVVYGFSFRNSDDKDFKLAAMAGASLICIILLALGKGHVRKPNRAYFRTVFYYLSLGITASGISYVVGQLLKKLAEQLGLFDSSSTVSMPFLETIPMEVGRASY; encoded by the exons ATGGACATGGTGGTGGAACCACAACAGCAACTTGACACAAAGTTAGTCAATAAGAGTTCGTGGCTAAACCAAgaggatgaagaagaagaagaggtggGTGTGAACCTGTTAGCAAGGCGCTCTAGCTCAAACCATCCACCGCTCAGTGGAGTCCGAGCTGATGATGAGTTTGAGCCTGAGCCTGTCCCTGTCTCCGCCCCTACCAGTGGAACCGCAAGTGAAAGCTCTGACCAAGAGGAGGAAGACAAAGGCGGTGTTCGAAATGAAGAGATGCGTGGTGAGAAGGGAGATGGAAACAGTGTTTACTATGACAAAATTGAAG GCACTGAATCCATCGATGAAACTTATGAAATGCAATCTGAAATTACAAAAACCTTGACCATGGAAGTCAGTCATCAAACGGTGAGAAATGTAGAGGATCAGAAAGGCTTTGGTTTGAGCCCTGCCCCGGTTGAACATTTACATGAAGAAGCAAATGTAAGCTTCAAGCATTTTGAGAAAGAGGCCAAAGTAGATGCCAATGTTGACTTAAATGGAGAAATCAAAGAGGATTTGTACTGTCCAAATGGAAGTTTCAAGCACATTGAGGAAGAAACCAAAGATGCTAACATTGACTTAATCGGAGAAATAGAAGAGGATTTGATGGACTTAGATGTTGAAGGGGTTTTAGAGAAACAAAATACACATGATTTGTACTGTCCAAATTGCAATTCTTGTATCACAAAAAGGGTGATCCTTGTTAGAAGAAAACCTAAAGTTTCAATGCGCCACAAACCAAAGCGTGGCAAAAAGCCGGATCTGATTCCTACTTCTGCAGGTTTTGTTGTCAGTGGTGACACACCTGAAATACATTCAGATCCTAGTCCAGCAGCAGCACCTGACGAGCAAGATGCCAGTAGAGAACAAGAACAAAAACAAGAACAAGAAGCATTCAGCTGCTTATCATGCTTCAGCGTTTTCATTCCTATAG gaaatggttgtttcAAGATCTTTCAGTTCTTCAGAGGGGGGAGACAGACTGAACAGCCCCAAAGTCCACAAGAGATAAGACAGAGGGAACACTCAGAAAGTACCCAAGGAACCAACCTGAGTGAAAACAATCTAAGTCCACAAGGAACAAACCTGAGTGAGAACACACAAAGTCCTTCAGAGATTAACTTGGAGGGAGAAACACAAAGTCCTCAAGGTATTAGCCAGAACGAATACCCAGAAACTCCTCAACTGATAAGTGGCAATGATGACACACAAAGTCCTCAGAAGAGAAGCCATGATGCAAACATGAGTAGTCCTCAATGTATAAACAATAATGAAGATGCACAAAAACCTCAAGATATAATCTGGAATGGAGGTACACAAAGTCCTAAAAAGAGAAACCGCGATGCTAACATGAGTAGTCCTCAACATATAAATCCTAATGAAGATGCACAAAAAGCTCGAGATGTAAACCGGAATGAAGATACACACAGTCCTCAAAAGATAAGCCGCAATGAAAATGCACAGAATCCACAGGATGTAAACCAGAATGACAGCAAGCAAAGACCTCAAAAGATACCTACAGAGAAAACAAATTGGATTTTATCTATTTTTGGATATTATAAGAGCAAAGGAG AATATCCACCTGTTCAAGCTGGTCATGCTGTATCAGTGCAAAGTGCTGCAGTGCCAACCCCATCAGTTATCAACGGTGAACATATAGATGCGACAGCTATAAAACTCAAAGAACCTGGAATAAGTGACATATTTTCCTCGACAGACAGCTCTCTACTTGGCAAGCTGAAAGGTGAATGTACAGTGCAGAAGCCAGATGCTGATTTGTTTCAGAGAAATATTG GTGACAATGACATAAAGGATATTGAAACTGGGTTACTCGAGCCATTATTACATCCCAGTGTGGAAGTGCCACCTTCGTCTCAAACAATAACAGAAACTGAACATAGAGGTACTGATGCTGGTGAAGTTCGTGAATGGGAAATTCTGAAAAGTATCGTCTATGGTGGATTAATTGAATCAATCACAAGTTTAGGGGTTGTGTCTTCTGCAGCCGGTGCTGGTGCCGATACAT TGAATGTTTTGGCTTTGGGAGTGGCAAATCTGATTGGAGGACTTATCATCATTTGCCATAAT CTTAGGGAACTGAAAAATGACCAACCTCGAGCTTCTGATGTTGAGGAAGATCGGTACCAAGTGCTGTTAGGACAGAGACAGAATTTCAAACTGCATGCATTTGTAGCTATTTTGTCATTCCTCTTATTTGGCTTGGTTCCTCCTGTCGTCTATGGCTTCTCGTTTCGCAATAGCGATGATAAAGACTTCAAGCTAGCAGCAATGGCCGGTGCTTCTCTAATATGCATCATTTTGCTTGCACTAGGGAAAGGTCATGTTAGAAAACCAAACCGAGCTTATTTCCGAACTGTATTTTATTACCTCAGCCTTGGGATAACGGCATCTGGCATCTCATACGTAGTTGGTCAACTGTTGAAAAAACTCGCCGAGCAGCTCGGTTTGTTCGACTCGAGTTCAACTGTCAGCATGCCCTTTTTGGAGACAATACCAATGGAGGTGGGAAGGGCATCCTATTGA
- the LOC108489570 gene encoding membrane protein of ER body-like protein isoform X1, which produces MDMVVEPQQQLDTKLVNKSSWLNQEDEEEEEVGVNLLARRSSSNHPPLSGVRADDEFEPEPVPVSAPTSGTASESSDQEEEDKGGVRNEEMRGEKGDGNSVYYDKIEGTWKCRHCNWTHQNGSPSIVDIESHEGYFHKAMNTKRLNQWGPCFGLETKGTESIDETYEMQSEITKTLTMEVSHQTVRNVEDQKGFGLSPAPVEHLHEEANVSFKHFEKEAKVDANVDLNGEIKEDLYCPNGSFKHIEEETKDANIDLIGEIEEDLMDLDVEGVLEKQNTHDLYCPNCNSCITKRVILVRRKPKVSMRHKPKRGKKPDLIPTSAGFVVSGDTPEIHSDPSPAAAPDEQDASREQEQKQEQEAFSCLSCFSVFIPIGNGCFKIFQFFRGGRQTEQPQSPQEIRQREHSESTQGTNLSENNLSPQGTNLSENTQSPSEINLEGETQSPQGISQNEYPETPQLISGNDDTQSPQKRSHDANMSSPQCINNNEDAQKPQDIIWNGGTQSPKKRNRDANMSSPQHINPNEDAQKARDVNRNEDTHSPQKISRNENAQNPQDVNQNDSKQRPQKIPTEKTNWILSIFGYYKSKGEYPPVQAGHAVSVQSAAVPTPSVINGEHIDATAIKLKEPGISDIFSSTDSSLLGKLKGECTVQKPDADLFQRNIGDNDIKDIETGLLEPLLHPSVEVPPSSQTITETEHRGTDAGEVREWEILKSIVYGGLIESITSLGVVSSAAGAGADTLNVLALGVANLIGGLIIICHNLRELKNDQPRASDVEEDRYQVLLGQRQNFKLHAFVAILSFLLFGLVPPVVYGFSFRNSDDKDFKLAAMAGASLICIILLALGKGHVRKPNRAYFRTVFYYLSLGITASGISYVVGQLLKKLAEQLGLFDSSSTVSMPFLETIPMEVGRASY; this is translated from the exons ATGGACATGGTGGTGGAACCACAACAGCAACTTGACACAAAGTTAGTCAATAAGAGTTCGTGGCTAAACCAAgaggatgaagaagaagaagaggtggGTGTGAACCTGTTAGCAAGGCGCTCTAGCTCAAACCATCCACCGCTCAGTGGAGTCCGAGCTGATGATGAGTTTGAGCCTGAGCCTGTCCCTGTCTCCGCCCCTACCAGTGGAACCGCAAGTGAAAGCTCTGACCAAGAGGAGGAAGACAAAGGCGGTGTTCGAAATGAAGAGATGCGTGGTGAGAAGGGAGATGGAAACAGTGTTTACTATGACAAAATTGAAG GAACATGGAAATGTCGCCATTGCAATTGGACCCATCAAAATGGAAGTCCTTCTATAGTTGATATCGAGAGTCATGAGGGGTACTTCCACAAGGCAATGAATACAAAAAGGTTAAACCAATGGGGACCCTGTTTTGGTTTAGAAACTAAAG GCACTGAATCCATCGATGAAACTTATGAAATGCAATCTGAAATTACAAAAACCTTGACCATGGAAGTCAGTCATCAAACGGTGAGAAATGTAGAGGATCAGAAAGGCTTTGGTTTGAGCCCTGCCCCGGTTGAACATTTACATGAAGAAGCAAATGTAAGCTTCAAGCATTTTGAGAAAGAGGCCAAAGTAGATGCCAATGTTGACTTAAATGGAGAAATCAAAGAGGATTTGTACTGTCCAAATGGAAGTTTCAAGCACATTGAGGAAGAAACCAAAGATGCTAACATTGACTTAATCGGAGAAATAGAAGAGGATTTGATGGACTTAGATGTTGAAGGGGTTTTAGAGAAACAAAATACACATGATTTGTACTGTCCAAATTGCAATTCTTGTATCACAAAAAGGGTGATCCTTGTTAGAAGAAAACCTAAAGTTTCAATGCGCCACAAACCAAAGCGTGGCAAAAAGCCGGATCTGATTCCTACTTCTGCAGGTTTTGTTGTCAGTGGTGACACACCTGAAATACATTCAGATCCTAGTCCAGCAGCAGCACCTGACGAGCAAGATGCCAGTAGAGAACAAGAACAAAAACAAGAACAAGAAGCATTCAGCTGCTTATCATGCTTCAGCGTTTTCATTCCTATAG gaaatggttgtttcAAGATCTTTCAGTTCTTCAGAGGGGGGAGACAGACTGAACAGCCCCAAAGTCCACAAGAGATAAGACAGAGGGAACACTCAGAAAGTACCCAAGGAACCAACCTGAGTGAAAACAATCTAAGTCCACAAGGAACAAACCTGAGTGAGAACACACAAAGTCCTTCAGAGATTAACTTGGAGGGAGAAACACAAAGTCCTCAAGGTATTAGCCAGAACGAATACCCAGAAACTCCTCAACTGATAAGTGGCAATGATGACACACAAAGTCCTCAGAAGAGAAGCCATGATGCAAACATGAGTAGTCCTCAATGTATAAACAATAATGAAGATGCACAAAAACCTCAAGATATAATCTGGAATGGAGGTACACAAAGTCCTAAAAAGAGAAACCGCGATGCTAACATGAGTAGTCCTCAACATATAAATCCTAATGAAGATGCACAAAAAGCTCGAGATGTAAACCGGAATGAAGATACACACAGTCCTCAAAAGATAAGCCGCAATGAAAATGCACAGAATCCACAGGATGTAAACCAGAATGACAGCAAGCAAAGACCTCAAAAGATACCTACAGAGAAAACAAATTGGATTTTATCTATTTTTGGATATTATAAGAGCAAAGGAG AATATCCACCTGTTCAAGCTGGTCATGCTGTATCAGTGCAAAGTGCTGCAGTGCCAACCCCATCAGTTATCAACGGTGAACATATAGATGCGACAGCTATAAAACTCAAAGAACCTGGAATAAGTGACATATTTTCCTCGACAGACAGCTCTCTACTTGGCAAGCTGAAAGGTGAATGTACAGTGCAGAAGCCAGATGCTGATTTGTTTCAGAGAAATATTG GTGACAATGACATAAAGGATATTGAAACTGGGTTACTCGAGCCATTATTACATCCCAGTGTGGAAGTGCCACCTTCGTCTCAAACAATAACAGAAACTGAACATAGAGGTACTGATGCTGGTGAAGTTCGTGAATGGGAAATTCTGAAAAGTATCGTCTATGGTGGATTAATTGAATCAATCACAAGTTTAGGGGTTGTGTCTTCTGCAGCCGGTGCTGGTGCCGATACAT TGAATGTTTTGGCTTTGGGAGTGGCAAATCTGATTGGAGGACTTATCATCATTTGCCATAAT CTTAGGGAACTGAAAAATGACCAACCTCGAGCTTCTGATGTTGAGGAAGATCGGTACCAAGTGCTGTTAGGACAGAGACAGAATTTCAAACTGCATGCATTTGTAGCTATTTTGTCATTCCTCTTATTTGGCTTGGTTCCTCCTGTCGTCTATGGCTTCTCGTTTCGCAATAGCGATGATAAAGACTTCAAGCTAGCAGCAATGGCCGGTGCTTCTCTAATATGCATCATTTTGCTTGCACTAGGGAAAGGTCATGTTAGAAAACCAAACCGAGCTTATTTCCGAACTGTATTTTATTACCTCAGCCTTGGGATAACGGCATCTGGCATCTCATACGTAGTTGGTCAACTGTTGAAAAAACTCGCCGAGCAGCTCGGTTTGTTCGACTCGAGTTCAACTGTCAGCATGCCCTTTTTGGAGACAATACCAATGGAGGTGGGAAGGGCATCCTATTGA